The following are from one region of the Neurospora crassa OR74A linkage group III, whole genome shotgun sequence genome:
- the nuo6.6 gene encoding NADH:ubiquinone oxidoreductase 6.6kD subunit has protein sequence MAGLEHYKLAQDPAFVRLSNMTNNRYKYFRWTPRTAGITFAYMVAVPGILGYIAYKTDGKYDFRAKRRGDDMREY, from the exons ATGGCGGGCCTCGAGCATTACA AGCTGGCCCAGGACCCGGCGTTCGTTCGCCTGTCCA ACATGACCAACAACCGCTACAAGTACTTCCGTTGGACTCCCCGCACCGCCGGTATTACTTTCGCCTACATGGTTGCCGTTCCCGGTATTCTTGGGTACATTGCTTACAAGACTGAT GGCAAGTACGACTTCCGCGCTAAGCGGAGAGGTGATGACATGCGGG